From Alphaproteobacteria bacterium:
CACGTCGCCGCCCCGCAGGTTCAACAGCCAGGCGATCGAATCGGGCGCCGTCAGCACCGCTGCCGCCAGGTCCTCTTGCTCCAGCTCGGCCGCCAGGCGCTGACGCTTGGCAGCGGCGCTTTCGCCGGCGAAGCGCTCCTCGTGGGGCACCATGGGTTCGGCCGGCGGCCCTGGCCGGTCGGGCCAAATGGCATCTAGGGGATTGTCGGCTGTTGCCACCAGTTCGCCGCCGGCCTCGGCGCAAGATTTGACTAAGCCTTCGACGGCGCGCTCGCTGTGCAGCCAGGGGTCATAGCCCAGCCGGCCGGCCGCCAGGTGCTGCCCGATCCATTCGCCCGGCGGCGCGTCGATCAAGTGGCGGAGCTGATAAAGCCGGGCGTCCGTCTGCTGGCGCAGTTGCAGCGTATAACGGCCGTCGACAAAAACCGCGGCCTGCTCCGCCAGCACCACCGCCAGGCCGGCCGAGCCGCTGAAACCGGTGAGCCATTCCAGCCGCCGGGCATGGGGCGGAATGTATTCTCCCCCGTGTTCATCGGCCCGGGGCACCAAAAAACCCTGCAAACCCCGTCCGGCCAATTCCGCGCGCAAGGCCCGCAAGCGCTCCTCGGAGACCCCCTCGGGGGGCTTCTTGTTCTGCTTTCTCATCGCCGAATTATGCGCCGGTGCCGGCCCGGGCCGCAATCGGAAGCCTTGATTGGGTCCCGCACGGATCTCCTTCAGGCATGCGGAATCGGCATTGCTGCGGTGCAAAATCATCACCCCAAAACCCCCTCCAAAAGCTTGAAAAGGCCATTGTGCAGCGCAATATCCAGAGAACAACCAGAGGGCTGCGGGCGCTCCCCCGAATGCAAGGAACGAGAACATGACCACTTCCACCTATTACGGCCACACGCCCGGCCACCACGGCGGCCTGATTGCCACCGTCGTCGAGCACATTGGTGGCACCCTGAGGACGCTCAAAACTGTCGTCCGCAACCGCTACCACCGCCATCTCGCCTATCAGGAACTGATGGTACTCGACGATCGCATGCTGCGGGACATCGGCCTCAATCGTGCCGACATCGGGGCGGTGGTCCGGGGCGACTGGTACGATCCGCGCAAGTAGCGCGGGTCGCTTTTTGTCGCTCACGGCGGCGGACCTGCGGTCCGCAGCCTGCGCGGGCGCGCCGCAGTAGCGGCGGGTCGCGTTGCTCCCGTTGGCTTTTGTCGCTCACGGCGGCTCCGCTACGCTCCGCTGCCTCCGCGGGGGCACCGCAGTAGCGGCGGGTCCCGGTCGCTCCCGTTGCACAAAAGGACCAAGCAGAAAAAGGAACAAACGGCGGCCGCGCTAAGCCGCCCCCGGCACGGGGGCGGAGGCCAAGCGCGCGGAGCGCGCGCCCGGTGAGGGTCTAACAAAACTCGTTGGTACAAGTACCAACGTGCTCCAGCCCTCCAGCCGGTAGCGCCGCCGCAGGCTGAGCCCGGCCCGCAGGTAGGCGGCGATGACGCCGCCTTCCTGGCGCTGCAACAAACCCGACAGCACCACACTCGCCCGCCGCCCCAGGTGGGCCGCCAGATCGGCGGCCAGAGCTTTTAGCGGCTGGGCCAGGATGTTGGCCACGATCAGGTCATAAGGGGCACCACGCCGCACCTCGGCGTGGCCGAAGCCGTCGGCATTGAGGCATCTCACCAAGCCGCCAACCCCGTTCAGATCGGCGTTGTCGCGGGCGATGGCCACGGCGCCGGCGTCAATGTCGACGGCCAGCACCGGCCGGGCCCAGGTGCGGGCCATGGCCAGGGCCAAGATGCCGCTGCCACAGCCCAGGTCCAGGGGCCGGGAAAAGTGCTGGCCGCCGGCCAGGCCGTCGAGGGCCAGCAGGCAACCCAGCGTACTGGCATGACCGCCGGTGCCGAAGGCCGGGCCCAGGTCGATCACCAAATCGGTGACGGCGTCATCGCTGGCCACGGTGTGGTGGCTGCCGCGGATGCGAAAGCGCCCGGCCCGCACCGGCTGGTGGCTGGCCAGGGCGCGCTTGACCCAGTCCTCGGCCGCCAGGAGGGAGAGGCTGAATTCGAACCTCCGGCCCGGCAGCGCCGCCAGCGCCGCCGCCAGCCGGCGGCGTTGCGGCCGTTGCTCGGACAGGGCGCTGACCTGCCACCGCCCGGGCTCGACTTCGAAGCTCGAGATCGAAACGCCGGCACCGGGCCAGGCGCCCTCGATTTCAGCCGCTTCCAGGGCACTCGCCAGCGCCGCCTCGACGGCCTCGACGGCCGCCGCGGCAACCGTCACATCGACCTGCCAGAGCCCGCCCCCGCTATCGCTGGGCGCCATCAGGCCGGACTGACGAAGCTGTCGACGACCTTCTTGGTGCCGGCCTTGTCGAAGTCCACCTGCAACCGGTTGCCTTCGACCGCCATGACCCGGCCGTAGCCGAATTTCTGGTGGAAGACGCGGTCACCGGTGTTGAAGGCGGCCGTGGCCTGGCGCACGGGCAGCCGTTCGGCCCGGCCCTCGACGATCAGGCCGCCCGAGGTGGCGGCGGGATCGTATGGCCTCGGCCCGCCACCCGTGGTGGCGAAGAAGCTGGTCTCCTCGGCCTCGGCACGGCCGGCGTGGAAACCGGTATCGGAGCGCAGCTCGAGGTGCTCGGGCGGCAGCTCGTCGATGAAGCGCGAGGGCAGGCAGGAGCGCCACTGGTTGTAGACGCGGCGGTTGGCGGCGAAGCTCAGCTGCACCCAGCGTCGCGCCCGGGTCAGACCGACGTGGGCCAGGCGGCGTTCTTCCTCCAAGGCCTTCGTGCCGCCTTCATCGAGGGCGCGTTGGTGGGGCAGCAGTTCCTCCTCCCAGCCGGGCAGGAAGACGCAGTCGAATTCCAGGCCCTTGGCGGCGTGCAGCGTCATGATGTTGACCTTGTCGTTGTCGCTGGCCTCTGTGTTTTCCATCACCAGGCTGACGTGTTCGAGAAAGCTCTCCAGGCTCTCGAACTCCTCCAGGGCGTGGATCAGCTCCTTGAGGTTCTCCAAGCGCCCCGGTGCGTCGGGCGCCTTGTCGTGCTGCCACATGGCGGTGTAGCCCGATTCGTCGAGCACCAGTTCGGCCACCTCGACATGGCTGAGCTCACCCAGGCGGCGGCGCCAGCGCTCCAGCGATTCCAGGAATCCGGCCAGCGAGCGCCGCGCCTGGGGCCGCAATTCATCCGTCGTCACGACCTCGCGGGCGGCCTGGTCGAGCGACACGCCACGAGCCCGGGCCAGACCGTGCAGCGCCCGCATGGTGGCGTCGCCGAGGCCGCGTTTGGGGTTATTGACGATGCGCTCGAAGGCGAGATCGTCGTGGGGCTGCACGACCAGGCGGAAATAGGCGTTGGCGTCGCGGATCTCGCGGCGCTCATAGAACCTGAGGCCGCCGATCACCCGGTAGGGCAGGCCCAGCGTCAGGAATCGGTCCTCGAACTCGCGCATCTGAAAGGCCGCCCGCACCAGGATGGCGATGCCGTCAAGGCTCTGGTGCTCGCGCTGCCGGGCCTCGATCTCTTCGCCCACCACGCGGGCTTCGTCCTCGCCGTCCCAGACGCTGCGTACCACCACACGGTCGCCCTCGCTGGCCTCGGTCCACAGCGTCTTGCCCAGGCGTCCCGCGTTGTGGGCGATGAGGCCGGCGGCGACGGCCAGAATGTGCGGCGTCGAGCGGTAGTTCTGCTCCAGGCGGATGACCTGGGCGCCGGGAAAGTCGCGCTCGAAGCGCAGGATGTTGCCGACCTCGGCACCGCGCCAGCCGTAGATCGACTGATCGTCGTCGCCGACGCAGCAAATATTGCGGTGCTTCTGCGCCAACAGGCGCAGCCACAGGTACTGGGCCACGTTGGCGTCCTGGTATTCGTCGACCAGCAGGTAGCGGAAGCGTTCCTGGTATTGGGTCAACACCTCGGGGTGGCGGGTGAAAATCGTCAGGCAGTGCAGCAAAAGATCGCCGAAATCGGCAGCATTCAGGGTCGTCAGGCGCTGCTGGTAGGCAGTGTAAAGGGCCGGCGCCTTGCCATAGGCGAAGTCGCCGCCGTCGTCGGCAGCCAGCTTTTCCGGGCTCAGGCCGCGGTCCTTCCAGCGCCCGATGATGATGGCCAAGACCCGTGCCGGCCACTGCTTTTCGTCGACATCGGCGGCACTGATGACCTGTTTCATGAGCCGCACCTGGTCGTCGGTATCGAGGATGGTGAAGTTGGACTGAAGCCCCACCAGTTCGGCGTGGCGGCGCAGTATGCGCGCCGCCATGGCGTGGAAGGTGCCGAGCCAAAGGCTTTCCACCGGCCGTCTCAGCAGGCCCTCGATGCGGCCCTTCATCTCGATCGCCGCCTTGTTGGTGAAGGTCACCGCCAGCACCTCGCCGGGCCGGGCCAGGCCACAAAACAGGATATGGGCGAGCCGCGTGGTCAGGGCCCGAGTCTTGCCCGTACCGGCCCCGGCCAGCACCAGCACCGGCCCCTCGGTGGCCTCGACGGCTTGGCGTTGCGGCTCGTTGAGGGCCGCGATGTAGGGCGGCGGGGCGGCGGCAGCCGGCGCCGCCGGTTCCGGCTCGGGCTCATATTCGGCAAGGTCGAAGGGATCAGTCATGACTAACGACATATAGCACGGACGGGCGCCGGCTGATCGCCGACTAAACGTTGTCGTGCTCCTCGTCGTGGGCTTTCAGAAGCGCGCGGTTGTATTCGCGCAGCACGGTGCGGTGGTGCAGGATGCCGATGACGTGGCGGTCGGCGATGTTGTCGACCACGGCCAGGTGATCGTCGCCACTGGCTTCCATCAGGGCCAGCGCTCGTTCCAGATTATCGCTGGCCTCGACATAGGCGGGGTTGGCGCGGGCCGCGTCACGGGCGTTGATGAGGTCGTCGAGGCCGGCCTCGAAGGCCACGTCTTTTACGTCGGCGAAGGACAGCGTGCCCGAGAGGCGGCCCTCGTCGTCGATGACGAAGAAGCCGGTCTCGGGCGAGTTCTGGAAGTGCCGGCGGATCGAGGTCATGGTGGCGCTTTCGGAGATGGTCACGAATTCCGCGCTCATCAGGTCGCGAGCCCGGGCCGAGCGCAGGAGCTGGCGGGCGCGGCCGCCCTTGATGCTCAAGCCGCGGCGTTCCAGGAGCCAGATGAAGAAGGACTTGCCCAGCACCTCGTGGACCACGACGCTGGCCACCGAGACGGAGATCATGGTGGCCACGGTGACGCCATAGTCGCCTGTGAGTTCGAAGACGATGAGAATGGTCGAAATGGGCGCCCCCAGCACCGGCCCCGCCACTGCCCCCATGCCGACCATGGCGTAGAGCCCGGGGCTGCTGGCCAAATCGGGCCGCACGGCCGCCGCCACCAGGCCGAAGGCGGCACCGGTCATGGCGCCGATAAAGAGCGACGGGCTGAAGACACCGCCGCCGAAGCCCGAGCCCAGCGTGATCGCCGTGGCCGTGGTCTTGGCCACCACCAGGGCGATCAACAGCCAGAGCGGAAAGGCCGCCTTCAGGGCCCCGTCCGTGGCCTCGTAGCCGACGCCCAGGACCTGGGGAAAAAAGATCGCGATGGCGCCCACCAGCAGGCCGCCGACGGCCGGGCGCAGCCAGATCGGTGTTTGGGAACGTTCGGCCACGTCCGTGGCCACCATGATGCTCCACATGAAAATGAGCGCCACCGTGGCGCAGACCAGACCGAGCAAGAGGAAGGCGGGGAACTCGAGGAACGAGGCGATGCTATATTCCGGCACGATGAAGGCGGGAAAATCGCCAAGGTGCAGCCTGGACACGATGGTGCCGACGACCGAGGCGATGACGATGGGCGAAAAGGCGTGCAGCGCGTAGTGCCCGATGACCACCTCGAGGGCGAAGAAGACGCCGGCGATGGGGGCGTTGAAGGACGCCGCCACGGCCGCGGCCACGCCGCAGCCCAGCAGCGTCAGCGCCAAGGAGGGGCTGAGGTGGGTGCGCCGCGCGATGGCCGAGGCCAGCACGGCACCGAAATGCACCATCGGCCCCTCGCGCCCGGCACTGGCGCCGACGCCCAGCGAGGCCGCCGACACGGCTACCGCCGCCAGTCCCTGGTTGAGTGACATGCGGCCGCCCGAAAGCGCCCCGGCCTCGATCACCTGGGCCACGCCCTGGGCCTGACGGCCGGGCATGACGTAGCGCAGGAATAGGCCGATCAAAAGCCCCCCCACGGTCGGCGCCAGCAACAGGTGCCACCAGTCGAGCTGGCTGGCCAGCGTGTGTACGCGCTCCGACGAAAAACCATAGAACAGGTACTGCACACCCTGCAGCGCCAGGCGAAAGCCGATGGCGGCATAGGCCGCGGCGGCACCGGCCAGGATGGCAAGCAGCGACAGCACGACCTGGTCGTTGCGCCAGAAGCGGAACCAGCGGACCAAAAAGCGCCGCCTCAAGGCGCGACCGCTAATCTTCATGACTATCCCCGGGGGCAACTTCACCGGTGATGCCGACGGGCGGTGGCGTGCCGCGGACCTGGGCATAGAGCCGGCCGTAGAGCTCCTGGAAGTTCCGCAGCTCGATGCCGGCGACCTCGGCGTTATCGCGCCAGGTGCGCTCGGTCTCGCGGGCCACGGCGGCGGCGATCATCTGGCCGGCACCGTAACAGGTGAAGCTGCGGCATTCGCTGTAGCCCTCGGCCTCGAGGCGCGACCACATGGTGCAGCGGAAATCGTCGTCGAGGTTGCGACAGGGCGCACCGGCCGACTTCTTGTAGTGCGGCCAGTCGAAAGCCGGGGCGTCGCAGCACAGCCCATGGCAGTTGGCGCAGTCGGGTTCCTGGATGCCGTTCTGGTTTGGGCTCAGTTGCATTGCCCGTTCGAGCCCTCGGCGCAGGTCGTCTTGCCGTCTATCCAGGTGGCTCCCGAGAGATCGGCGTTGAGCAAATCGGCCCCGGTCATGTGGGCGCCCGTGAGGTCGGCGCCGCGCAGCTTGGCGCGAAAGAGGCGCGCCCGGCGCAGGTCGGCGCCCTGAAAACTGGCGCCCGTCAGATCGGCCTTGGTGAAATCGGTCTCGGTCAGGCGGGCGTTGTCGAAGCGTGCCCGGGCGACGTTGGCGCTGACGAACTTGGCCCGGTGGGCGTTGGCGCCCGAGAAATTGGCGCCCGAAAGATCGGCCCGGACAAAACGGGTCTCGCGCAGCATGGCACCCGAGAGGTCGACGCCGGGCAGCCGCCGTTCGTCGGCATAGCAGCGCCGCCAGTCGACGCTCGGCCGCGCCGGATCGGTGCAGGCGGCTAGCGCGGCGCCGGCCTGCAAGCAAGCCAGCGCCAGCAGCTGCATGACAAAGAGATTTATTTTCCTAATCCGCACAGTGCTTTCCCAACGATCCACGACTGCCCCAAGGCTAGGACGAATCGGGCCGCCGGCAAAGGGCCGTCGTCACGCCTTGCGCACGATGCCGATGCGGGCACAAGCCTGTTCGGGCCGGTCCAGTTCAGCGTGGGCGATCTTGATCTCGTCGAGCTTGGCCAGGGTGGCCGCCGGCAGGGGTGCCGAGCGCCGCGCCCCCAGGTCTACGTGCAGCGCCATCCATTCGCAACTGGCCGAGAGAAATCCCTCGTCGCGGTGATACATGCGGCAGAGGTAATGCATGCGCTTGGCATCGAAATCGAATAATTGCAACTCGAACCGCAGTGGCGCGCCTGCCGTCACCTCTTGGAAATAATTGACGTGGCATTCGACCTGAAAGATCGAGCAATTGGTCGCCTCGAGGTATTTCTCGCCAAGGCCCAAGAGATCGAACCAGGCATCGGTGGCGTGATCGAAGGCCAGCACGTAATAGGCCACGTTCATGTGGCCATTGTAGTCGATCCACTCCGGCAACACGGATTCTTCGTGGATCTGCAGCGGTGCGTCGATGGTCATGGCGGGTCACTAGAGCAAGGGCGCAGGCCATTTGCAAGACGCCCTGGCGCGGCCTAGTTTACTTGCCACACCCCCCTTTCGAGAGAACCCCGCCATGAACGACGCCGCCCGCAACGACACCACCATCGACGAGCTCCGGGCGCTTTTAGGCGACCGCCTCAGCACCTCGGCCGCCGTGCGCGAGCACCACGGCCAGGACCTCTCTTATCACGAGGCCCATGCCCCGGATGCCGTGGCCTTTCCCGTGAAGGCGGACGAAGTCGAGGCCATCGTCGGCATCTGCGCCAAGTACCAGACGCCGATCGTGCCCTTTGGCGCCGGTACCTCGCTGGAGGGGCACGTGGCGGCCCTGAAGGGCGGCGTCTCGATCGACTTCGCCGAGATGAACGCCATCATCGAGGTCAACGCCGACGACATGGACGTGCGCGTCGAGCCCGGCGTGTTGCGCAAGCAGCTCAACGAACACCTGCGCGACACCGGGCTTTTCTTTCCCATCGACCCCGGCGCCGACGCCTCGATCGGCGGCATGGCGGCGACCCGGGCCTCGGGCACCAATGCCGTGCGCTACGGCACCATGCGCGAGAACGTGCTGGCGCTGGAGGTGGTGCTGCCCGACGGGCGGCGCATCCGCACCAGCCGCCGCGCCCGCAAGTCGGCGGCGGGCTACGACCTGACCCGGCTTTATGTGGGCTCGGAAGGGACGCTGGGCGTTTTCACCGAGATCACGCTCAAGCTCTATGGCATCCCCGAGGCCATCACCGCGGCGGTTTGTTCCTTCCCCGACGTGGCCAGCGCCGTGCAGGCCGTCATCAAGACCATCCAGTACGGTATTCCGGTGGCCCGCATCGAGTTGCTCGACGAGGTTCAGATCAAGGCCTCGAACGCCTATTCCAAGCTCGACCTGACGGTGGCGCCGACGCTGTTTCTGGAATTCCACGGCAGCGAAGCGGGCGCCGCCGAACAGGCCGAGAACGTCCAGGCCATCGCCGCCGAACACGGCGGCGGCGACTTCCAGTGGACGGCCCAGGCCGAGGACCGCTCGCGGCTCTGGCAGGCCCGCCATGACGCCGCCTACGCCAGCATGGCCTACCGGCCAGGCTGCAAGGTCTGGGCCACCGACGTCTGCGTGCCCATCTCGCGCCTGGCCGAGTGCATCGCCGAGACCCAGGCCGACGTCGCCCAAGCCTCCATGCCGGTGCCCCTGGTGGGCCACGTCGGCGACGGCAATTTCCACCTCGCCTTCCTGCTCGATCCCGACCAGCCGGCCGAGTGGGAGGAAGCCAAAGCCATCAACGGCCGCCTGATCGAGCGGGCGCTCGAGATGGAAGGCACCTGCAGCGGCGAGCACGGCGTGGGCTCGGGCAAGATCGACTACCTCGAGGCCGAGCACGGCGAGGCGCTCGAGGTCATGCGGGCGCTGAAGCGGACGCTGGACCCCGACAACCTGATGAACCCGGGAAAGATGGTGCGGGTCTGAAGCGGCGCCGGACGCTTGGCGCCGGGCCCATGACGCAGCGCCGGCCAGCTGCCGGACGCCGGGCCACCCTCGGCAGCTGCAGCCTGGCGCACTTTCTGCACGACGGCTTTTCCGACGTCATCTATTTGCTGCTGCCGCTGTGGCAGGCCGAGTTCGCCTTGTCACTGACTCAAGTAGGCCTGCTGAAATCGTTCTTTGCCGGGGCCCAGGCCGCAACCCAGGTGCCGGTCGGGCTGCTGGCCGAACGCCTGGGCGAACGCCCGCTGTTGGTGCTGGGAACAGTCGTGGCGGCGTCCGGCTTCCTGGCCTTCGGGCTGGCCGGCGGCATGGTGACGTTGGCGCTCTTGCTAATGCTGGCCGGCGCCGGTTCGGGCTGCCAGCATCCGCTGTCGTCGGCCCTGGTTTCCAAGGCCTACGAGGACGGCCCCAGGCGGGCGGCGCTGGGCATCTATAATTTCAGCGGCGACCTGGGCAAGGCGGCGCTGCCGCCGCTGCTGGCGCTGATCGTCATCGCCTGGCACTGGCGCTGGGGCACCTTGGCCTTCGGTATGATCGGCCTGGCCTTCGCCGCCGGCCTGCTGGTGCTGCTCACCTGGCTGGCCGTGGGGGCGAGGGCTGGAGCGGAGCGGCCGGCGGAACGGCAAGGCGGCACGGCCATCTCCGGTTGGGGGATCACCGATCGCCGGGGTTTCGCCACGCTTTCCCTCATCGGCATCATCGACGGCGCCTCGCGCACCGCGTTCCTGACCTTTTTCCCCTTCCTGCTGCTGGCCAAAGGGGCCGGCGTCGATACCCTGGGGCTGGCGCTGGCGCTGGTCTTCGGCGGCGGCGCGGCGGGGAAATTTCTTTGCGGCGTGCTGGCCGAACGGCTCGGCATCATCCGCACCATTTGGCTCACGGAAGTTCTCACGGCGGGCTCCATTCTGGTTCTCATCCCAGCTCCGCTAGGGTTTTCGCTGGCCCTTCTACCCCTGGTCGGCCTCGCTCTCAACGGCACCTCATCCGTGCTCTATGCCACCATCGCCGATTTCGTGGTGCCGCAAAGGCGGTCGCGCGGGTTTGGCCTCTTTTACACCTTGGGCATCGGCGCCGGCGCCGTCTCCCCGGCCTTGTTCGGCTTGCTTAGCGACCAAGCAGGGGTGGCCGTGACCCTGGCGGCAGTGGCGCTCTGGGTCCTGCTGATCGTGCCGCTCGGCTATCTTTTGCGCCCCTCCCTGGCGGCTCCCGAGGGGGCAGGAAAATGAGTCGAAGGGTCGCGGGAAACTGCTACACTCGGCAGTCATAAATCAATAATCGGATACCAACCGGCGGCGTTGCCGGATTGGGAGGACAGGTGCCGAGACTACTCGAAATCGAGGATCTGAAGACCCAGTTCTTCACCTCCGCCGGCACCGTGCGGGCGGTCGACGGCATCAGCTATGGTGTCGATGCCGGCGAGACGGTGGCGCTGGTCGGCGAATCCGGTTGCGGCAAGTCGGTCAGCGCCCTTTCCATCCTCAGGCTGATTCCCGATCCGCCCGGCCGCGTGGTGAGCGGCACCATCCGCCTCCTCGGCACCGACCTTTTGGGCTTGAGCGACGAGGAAATCCGCAAGATACGGGGCCAGCGCATCGCCATGGTGTTCCAGGAGCCCATGACGTCGCTCAATCCGGTGCTGTCGATCGGCCTGCAGCTCACCGAGACGCTGCAACAGCATCTCGCCATGACGCCCGAGGCGGCGCGCGATCGCGCCCGCGAACTCCTGGGCATGGTCGGTATTTCCGATACCGAACGGCGTCTCAAGCAGTATCCCCACCATTTCAGCGGCGGCATGCGCCAGCGCGTGATGATCGCGCTGGCGCTTTGCTGCGAGCCCGAACTGATCATCGCCGACGAGCCCACGACAGCGCTCGACGTCACCATCCAGGCGCAAATCCTCGAGCTGATGAAGGACCTGACCCGGCGCCTGGGCGTGGCCTTGGTCATCATCACGCACAACCTGGGCGTCGTGGCGCGCTATGCCGACCGGGTCAACGTCATGTACGCCGGCAAGATCATCGAGCGGGGCAGCGCCCACGATATCTACGCCCAGCCCCGCCATCCCTATACCGTGGGCCTGCTGGGTTCGGTGCCCCGGCTCGACCAGCCGCGGCGCAAGAAGCTCGAATCCATCGAGGGCCAGCCGCCCGACCTGGCCCGGCTCGACGACGGCTGCGCCTTCCGGCCGCGTTGCCGCCAGGCCCATGAGCGCTGCGCCGAAGCGATACCGGACCTCGAAACCGTGGGCGAGGGCCATCTCGCCGCCTGCTGGCGCTTGGCCGAGCTGGCGCCGCCGGCCCAGGCGGCCTCATGAACGCGCCGCTGGCCACGCCGGAAGCTGGGCCACCCGAAGCGGCGGGCCAGGCCCTGGTCGAGGTCAGGGAGTTGCGCAAGTATTTCGCGGTCAGCGAGGGCCTGCTGATGTCCCGCAGCGTGGCCCAAGTCAAGGCCATCGACGGCATCAGCTTCCATATTCAGAAGGGCGAGACGTTGGGGCTGGTGGGCGAATCGGGCTGCGGCAAGACCACCACGGGGCGCTGCATCCTGCAGCTCGACCGGCCCAGCGCCGGCCACATCGTGTTCGACGGCGTCGACTTGACCAGCCTCGATCAGCGGGCCTTGAGCCCCTATCGGCAGAAGATTCAGGTGATCTTCCAGGACCCCTATTCGTCGCTCAATCCGCGCATGAAAATCGGCCAGATCATCGCCGAGCCGATGAAGGTGCACGGCATCGAACCAAGCCGCGAGGGACGGCGGAAAAGGGTCAGGGAACTGTTGGAGACCTGCGGTTTGCCGGCCCGCATGGCGGATCGCTATCCCCATGAGATGAGCGGCGGCCAGCGCCAGCGCGTGGGCATCGCCCGGGCGCTTTCGCTGAGGCCCCAATTCATCATCTGCGACGAGGCGGTGTCGGCGCTGGATGTCTCGATCCAGGCCCAGGTCATCAACCTCCTCGAGGACCTGCGCGACGAGTTCGATCTCACCTATCTCTTCATCTCGCATGACCTCAGCGTGGTGCGTCACCTCAGCCAACGGGTGGCGGTGATGTATCTCGGCAAGATCGTCGAGATGGCCGACTGCGACGCGCTCTACGACAACCCGCGCCACCCCTACACGCGAGCCCTCCTGGAGGCGGTTCCGGTGCCGGACCCGATGGTTGAAGGGACGCGGGCGCACGAGGTGATGGCAGGCGAAGTGCCCAGCCCCATCAACCCGCCGTCGGGCTGCGTCTTTCACCCACGCTGCCCGTTGGCCGTCGAGAGCTGCCGTACGCAGGTTCCAGAGTTCCGCGAAAGCGAGGCCGGCCACTGGCTGGCCTGCACCGAGGTTTGAGGGCGCACGGCGGTGACGCAGGGCGCCCATAGGAGCGTAGTTGGTAAAAGAACAACAGAAAACCTAGCATCAGGGGAAGGAGAAACGATATGCGAATCCGATTTGTGAAACACGCTATTCCGCTGGCCGCCGGCCTGGCCTTGGCGCTCGGCGCCATGGCTCCGATGGCGCCGCTGGCCCAGGCCGCCAAGAAGGGTGGAATCCTCAAGTACGTGGTGCCGGCGGAGCCGCCGAGCTTCGACGGACACCGCGAAACCACCTTCGCGCTGATCCATCCCATCGCGCCCTTCTACAGCGTGCTGATCCGGGTCAATCCCGACAACCCAAGCTCGCCCACGGATTTCGTCTGCGATCTCTGCACCGAAATGCCCAAGCCCAGCGCCGACAACAGCTATGTCTTCAAGCTTCGCAAGGGCGTCAAGTTCAGCGACGGCTCGTCGCTGACGGCCCACGACGTGGTGGCCACCTTCAAGAAGATCATCTTCCCGGCGGCCGGCGTGGCCAGCGCCCGCAAGGCCTTCTACGTCATGGTCGACAGCGTCACCGCAACCGACGACCACACCGTGAAGTTCAAGCTCAAATACCCCTCCGGCGCCTTCATCCCGGCCTTGGCCAATCCCTACAACTTCATCTACGCCAAGAAGATTCTCGACAAGGACATGCACTGGTATGAGAAGAACGTCATGGGCTCGGGTCCCTTCCGCCTCAAGGAACGCCAGGCCGGCGCCCTGATCAGCGGCACCCGCAACCCCGACTACTACCACTCCGGCAAGCCCTACCTCGACGGTTTCGAGGCCATCTTCGCCAAGAAGCAATCGCTTCGCGTGCAGGCCGTGCGCGGCGACCGGGCGGCCATCGAGTTCCGCGGCTTCCCGCCGAAAAGCCGGGACGATCTGGCCAAGGCGCTGGGCAAGGACATCACGGTCCAGGAGAGCAACTGGAACTGCGTCCTCATCGCCACACCGAACCATAAGAAAAAGCCCTTCGACAATCCCAACGTGCGCCGCGCGCTCAGCCTGGCCATCGACCGTTGGGGCGGCTCCAAGTACCTCTCGCGCATCGCCATCGTCAAAGCGGTGGGCGGCGTTGCCTTCCCGGGCCATCCCCTGGCGGCGACGAAGTCCGAACTCGAGCAGATCGCCG
This genomic window contains:
- a CDS encoding ABC transporter ATP-binding protein, with the protein product MNAPLATPEAGPPEAAGQALVEVRELRKYFAVSEGLLMSRSVAQVKAIDGISFHIQKGETLGLVGESGCGKTTTGRCILQLDRPSAGHIVFDGVDLTSLDQRALSPYRQKIQVIFQDPYSSLNPRMKIGQIIAEPMKVHGIEPSREGRRKRVRELLETCGLPARMADRYPHEMSGGQRQRVGIARALSLRPQFIICDEAVSALDVSIQAQVINLLEDLRDEFDLTYLFISHDLSVVRHLSQRVAVMYLGKIVEMADCDALYDNPRHPYTRALLEAVPVPDPMVEGTRAHEVMAGEVPSPINPPSGCVFHPRCPLAVESCRTQVPEFRESEAGHWLACTEV
- a CDS encoding MFS transporter, with amino-acid sequence MTQRRPAAGRRATLGSCSLAHFLHDGFSDVIYLLLPLWQAEFALSLTQVGLLKSFFAGAQAATQVPVGLLAERLGERPLLVLGTVVAASGFLAFGLAGGMVTLALLLMLAGAGSGCQHPLSSALVSKAYEDGPRRAALGIYNFSGDLGKAALPPLLALIVIAWHWRWGTLAFGMIGLAFAAGLLVLLTWLAVGARAGAERPAERQGGTAISGWGITDRRGFATLSLIGIIDGASRTAFLTFFPFLLLAKGAGVDTLGLALALVFGGGAAGKFLCGVLAERLGIIRTIWLTEVLTAGSILVLIPAPLGFSLALLPLVGLALNGTSSVLYATIADFVVPQRRSRGFGLFYTLGIGAGAVSPALFGLLSDQAGVAVTLAAVALWVLLIVPLGYLLRPSLAAPEGAGK
- a CDS encoding thioesterase family protein encodes the protein MTIDAPLQIHEESVLPEWIDYNGHMNVAYYVLAFDHATDAWFDLLGLGEKYLEATNCSIFQVECHVNYFQEVTAGAPLRFELQLFDFDAKRMHYLCRMYHRDEGFLSASCEWMALHVDLGARRSAPLPAATLAKLDEIKIAHAELDRPEQACARIGIVRKA
- a CDS encoding ABC transporter ATP-binding protein; translated protein: MPRLLEIEDLKTQFFTSAGTVRAVDGISYGVDAGETVALVGESGCGKSVSALSILRLIPDPPGRVVSGTIRLLGTDLLGLSDEEIRKIRGQRIAMVFQEPMTSLNPVLSIGLQLTETLQQHLAMTPEAARDRARELLGMVGISDTERRLKQYPHHFSGGMRQRVMIALALCCEPELIIADEPTTALDVTIQAQILELMKDLTRRLGVALVIITHNLGVVARYADRVNVMYAGKIIERGSAHDIYAQPRHPYTVGLLGSVPRLDQPRRKKLESIEGQPPDLARLDDGCAFRPRCRQAHERCAEAIPDLETVGEGHLAACWRLAELAPPAQAAS
- a CDS encoding FAD-linked oxidase C-terminal domain-containing protein, translating into MNDAARNDTTIDELRALLGDRLSTSAAVREHHGQDLSYHEAHAPDAVAFPVKADEVEAIVGICAKYQTPIVPFGAGTSLEGHVAALKGGVSIDFAEMNAIIEVNADDMDVRVEPGVLRKQLNEHLRDTGLFFPIDPGADASIGGMAATRASGTNAVRYGTMRENVLALEVVLPDGRRIRTSRRARKSAAGYDLTRLYVGSEGTLGVFTEITLKLYGIPEAITAAVCSFPDVASAVQAVIKTIQYGIPVARIELLDEVQIKASNAYSKLDLTVAPTLFLEFHGSEAGAAEQAENVQAIAAEHGGGDFQWTAQAEDRSRLWQARHDAAYASMAYRPGCKVWATDVCVPISRLAECIAETQADVAQASMPVPLVGHVGDGNFHLAFLLDPDQPAEWEEAKAINGRLIERALEMEGTCSGEHGVGSGKIDYLEAEHGEALEVMRALKRTLDPDNLMNPGKMVRV